A genomic stretch from Neomonachus schauinslandi chromosome 14, ASM220157v2, whole genome shotgun sequence includes:
- the ST8SIA3 gene encoding sia-alpha-2,3-Gal-beta-1,4-GlcNAc-R:alpha 2,8-sialyltransferase — MRNCKMARVASVLGLVMLSVALLILSLISYVSLKKENIFTTPKYANPGAPRMYMFHAGFRSQFALKFLDPSFVPITNSLTHELQEKPSKWTFNRTAFLHQRQEILQHVDVIKNFSLTKNSVRIGQLMHYDYSSHKYVFSISNNFRSLLPDVSPIVNKHFNICAVVGNSGILTGSRCGQEIDKSDFVFRCNFAPTEAFQRDVGRKTNLTTFNPSILEKYYNNLLTIQDRNNFFLSLKKLDGAILWIPAFFFHTSATVTRTLVDFFVEHRGQLKVQLAWPGNIMQHVNRYWKNKHLSPKRLSTGILMYTLASAICEEIHLYGFWPFGFDPNTREDLPYHYYDKKGTKFTTKWQESHQLPAEFQLLYRMHGEGLTKLTLSHCA, encoded by the exons ATGAGAAATTGCAAAATGGCCCGGGTCGCCAGTGTGCTGGGACTGGTCATGCTCAGCGTCGCCCTGCTGATTTTATCGCTCATCAGCTACGTGTCCCTGAAAAAGGAGAACATCTTCACCACTCCCAAGTACGCCAACCCAGGGGCGCCCCGAATGTACATGTTCCACGCGGGATTCCG GTCACAGTTTGCGCTGAAGTTTCTAGATCCGTCATTTGTGCCCATTACGAATTCTCTGACCCACGAACTCCAAGAGAAACCTTCTAAGTGGACATTTAATCGGACAGCGTTTTTACATCAAAG gcAAGAAATTCTTCAGCATGTCgatgtaataaaaaatttttctttgaccAAGAATAGTGTTCGGATCGGACAACTGATGCACTATGATTATTCCAGCCATAAATATGTTTTCTCTATTAGCAATAACTTCCGATCACTGCTTCCAGATGTGTCACCCATTGTGAAtaagcattttaatatttgtgcTGTGGTTGGAAATAGTGGGATCCTGACAGGGAGCCGGTGTGGACAAGAAATAGATAAGTCAGATTTTGTTTTCCGTTGCAATTTCGCCCCTACGGAGGCTTTCCAAAGAGATGTTGGAAGGAAAACCAACCTTACCACCTTCAACCCCAGCATTCTGGAAAAATATTACAACAATCTCTTGACCATTCAGGACCGTAACAACTTTTTCCTCAGTTTAAAAAAGCTCGATGGGGCCATTCTTTGGATCCCTGCATTTTTCTTCCACACTTCAGCAACTGTTACCAGGACATTAGTTGACTTTTTTGTTGAACACAGAGGTCAGTTAAAGGTCCAATTGGCTTGGCCTGGAAATATAATGCAACATGTCAACAG GtactggaaaaacaaacatttgtcaCCCAAACGGCTGAGCACAGGTATTCTTATGTACACCCTTGCATCAGCAATATGTGAAGAGATCCATTTGTATGGATTTTGGCCTTTTGGATTTGACCCCAACACAAGGGAAGATCTTCCATACCATTACTATGACAAAAAAGGAACCAAATTTACCACCAAGTGGCAGGAGTCACACCAGCTGCCTGCCGAGTTCCAGCTGCTGTACCGAATGCATGGGGAAGGGCTCACCAAGCTGACTCTGTCACACTGTGCCTAA